In Microbacterium sp. SLBN-146, one genomic interval encodes:
- a CDS encoding ABC transporter ATP-binding protein: MIVAEHLSKDYGAKHAVSDVSFTVQPGKVTGFLGPNGAGKSTTMRMIVGLDRPSGGRVTVDGKDYSRLRSPLTEVGVLLDAKAVHTGRTARNHLRALAATHGLPSSRVDEVIALTGLESVAGKRAGGFSLGMGQRLGIAAALLGDPRTLILDEPVNGLDPEGVRWVRDFVRYYAGQGRTVLLSSHLMSEMSLTADHIIVLGRGRVLADAPMTDVVRDWTTTTVRVRSPRLGELAELMARDGATITTGAPDTATISGIPMDRIGDTAAAHGIPLHELASTTGSLEDAYLALTGESVEYKSKEIS; this comes from the coding sequence ATGATCGTCGCAGAACACCTCAGCAAGGACTACGGTGCCAAGCACGCCGTGTCCGACGTCAGCTTCACCGTGCAACCCGGAAAGGTCACGGGGTTCCTCGGCCCCAACGGCGCCGGCAAATCCACCACGATGCGGATGATCGTGGGACTCGACCGCCCGTCGGGAGGACGGGTGACCGTCGACGGCAAGGACTACTCGCGGTTGCGCTCACCACTCACGGAGGTGGGAGTGCTGCTCGACGCGAAGGCCGTCCACACGGGAAGGACCGCGCGCAACCACCTCCGCGCTCTCGCCGCGACGCACGGTCTCCCGTCGTCGCGGGTCGACGAGGTCATCGCTCTGACAGGGCTCGAGTCCGTCGCCGGTAAGCGGGCGGGAGGCTTCTCCCTCGGCATGGGGCAGAGGCTCGGGATCGCGGCTGCACTCCTCGGCGATCCGCGCACCCTCATCCTAGACGAACCCGTCAACGGTCTGGACCCGGAGGGTGTGCGCTGGGTGCGAGACTTCGTCCGGTACTACGCCGGACAGGGCCGGACGGTGCTTCTGTCGAGCCATCTCATGAGCGAGATGTCTCTGACGGCCGACCACATCATCGTCCTCGGGCGTGGCCGGGTGCTCGCCGACGCCCCCATGACCGATGTCGTCCGCGACTGGACGACGACGACGGTGCGCGTCCGGAGCCCACGCCTCGGTGAACTCGCGGAGCTCATGGCGCGCGACGGGGCCACGATCACGACAGGCGCGCCGGACACCGCGACCATCAGCGGAATCCCCATGGACCGCATCGGCGACACGGCTGCCGCTCACGGCATACCGCTCCACGAGCTGGCGTCGACCACAGGATCACTCGAAGACGCCTATCTCGCGCTCACGGGGGAATCCGTCGAGTACAAGTCGAAGGAGATCTCATGA